The following DNA comes from Candidatus Methanosuratincola sp..
ATGGTTATTCCATCCAAAACCACCTCAAAGCCCGCGTGACCCAAGTAGCTGATCTTCACGAAATCACCCCACAAAGGGATATTGCTGCATTCATAGGCAATCTATTTTTATTCAGGTGCCCTAGTATAAAAACGACGGTGCAAAAAATGGAAGTGGAGAACACTGGAGAGGCCTTCATGATAAGGCTCTCCCCAAGGAGCTCGGCTGAGTTGGCATACCACATCGAGGGCAGCCTCATTTTCCTCGATTCCACCTATACGCCGGAAGAATTCCGCGGGAGGGGGGTCGGCGCCAAGCTGGTCGAGGCTGCCATAAGCTATGCAAAGGAGCGGGGTCTCAGGATCGTCCCTGTCTGCCCCTTCGCATTGGAATACTTTAAAAAACATCCTGAGCACGATGACATCCTGTCGCAGTGATTGAGATGAGGCCTCTTAGAGATAATGCCAAGTACTTGGGTATCACAACCGCCCTCTTCCTCGTCGGGATGATTTTTGGAGTCGTTTCGGGATACTCGGGAGGGACAGGTGGATCGGACTCCATAATTGAGGGATTGGAGCCCCTCTTCCAATTCTACAG
Coding sequences within:
- a CDS encoding GNAT family N-acetyltransferase; amino-acid sequence: MEVENTGEAFMIRLSPRSSAELAYHIEGSLIFLDSTYTPEEFRGRGVGAKLVEAAISYAKERGLRIVPVCPFALEYFKKHPEHDDILSQ